The Parashewanella tropica genome window below encodes:
- the map gene encoding type I methionyl aminopeptidase gives MSITIKTAEEIEKMRAAGKLAAQVLEMIEPHVKAGVTTNELNDICAKYTEEQNAISAPLNYHGFPKSICTSVNEVICHGIPNDTPLKDGDIVNLDITVILDGYHGDTSKMFLIGDVTPKNKRLCRIAQESLYLAIRKVRPGMKLGEIGTTIEKFIKASKTGLEKYSIVQDYCGHGIGATFHEEPQVVHYKNNDKTVIRPGMCFTIEPMINAGRNTSVLDAEDKWTVRTADGKNSAQWEHTLLVTETGVEVLTLREEEDFPRVINHK, from the coding sequence ATGAGCATCACCATCAAGACTGCTGAAGAAATCGAAAAAATGCGCGCCGCTGGTAAGCTGGCCGCTCAAGTCCTTGAAATGATTGAGCCGCACGTAAAAGCGGGCGTAACCACGAATGAATTAAATGACATTTGCGCTAAATACACTGAAGAACAAAACGCTATTTCAGCGCCATTGAATTATCACGGTTTTCCTAAATCCATTTGTACTTCTGTCAATGAAGTCATTTGTCATGGCATCCCGAATGACACCCCTCTTAAAGACGGCGACATTGTAAATTTAGACATCACGGTAATTCTTGACGGCTACCACGGTGACACATCAAAAATGTTCTTAATTGGTGATGTTACCCCTAAGAACAAACGCCTATGTCGCATTGCTCAAGAAAGTCTATATCTCGCAATTCGTAAAGTCCGTCCAGGTATGAAACTGGGTGAAATTGGTACGACTATCGAGAAGTTCATCAAAGCCAGCAAAACAGGGCTAGAAAAATACTCTATTGTTCAAGATTATTGCGGTCACGGTATTGGTGCAACATTCCACGAAGAGCCCCAAGTTGTTCATTACAAAAACAACGATAAAACGGTCATTCGCCCAGGCATGTGCTTTACTATCGAACCTATGATTAACGCTGGTCGTAATACGTCTGTACTTGACGCAGAAGATAAATGGACGGTTCGTACAGCTGATGGTAAAAACTCTGCACAATGGGAGCATACTCTTTTAGTGACTGAAACGGGTGTTGAAGTGCTTACCTTGCGTGAAGAAGAAGATTTCCCAAGAGTGATTAATCATAAGTAA
- the rpsB gene encoding 30S ribosomal protein S2 encodes MKQVSMRDMLKAGVHFGHQTRYWNPKMKPFIFGARNGVHIINLEHTVPMFNEALAFISNIAAKKGKVLFVGTKRAASEAIKDAAIACDQFYVDHRWLGGMLTNWKTVRQSIKRLKELETQSVDGTFDKLTKKEALMRTRELEKLEKSLGGIKNMGGLPDVLFVIGADHEHIAIKEANNLGIPVVAVVDTNSTPDGVNYIVPGNDDAMRAIRLYTEAASEAAKAGRGQDIAEQAEQDGFVEA; translated from the coding sequence ATGAAACAAGTTTCAATGCGCGATATGCTAAAGGCTGGTGTTCACTTTGGTCACCAAACTCGTTACTGGAATCCTAAGATGAAGCCATTCATCTTCGGTGCTCGTAACGGTGTACACATCATCAACCTAGAGCATACTGTGCCAATGTTCAACGAAGCACTAGCTTTCATCAGCAACATCGCTGCTAAGAAAGGTAAAGTACTATTCGTTGGTACTAAGCGTGCTGCTAGCGAAGCTATCAAAGATGCTGCTATCGCATGTGACCAATTCTACGTTGACCACCGTTGGTTAGGTGGTATGTTGACTAACTGGAAAACTGTTCGTCAATCTATCAAGCGTCTTAAAGAACTAGAAACTCAATCAGTTGACGGTACTTTTGACAAGCTAACCAAGAAAGAAGCGCTAATGCGTACTCGCGAGCTAGAAAAGCTTGAGAAGTCTCTTGGTGGTATCAAAAACATGGGTGGCCTACCTGACGTTCTTTTCGTTATCGGTGCTGACCATGAACACATCGCAATCAAAGAAGCTAACAATCTAGGTATCCCTGTTGTTGCTGTTGTTGATACTAACTCTACTCCAGACGGTGTTAACTACATCGTTCCTGGTAACGACGATGCGATGCGTGCAATCCGTCTTTACACTGAAGCTGCTTCTGAAGCTGCTAAAGCTGGCCGCGGTCAAGACATCGCTGAGCAAGCTGAGCAAGACGGTTTCGTTGAAGCTTAA
- the tsf gene encoding translation elongation factor Ts has product MAITAALVKELRDRTGAGMMDCKKALTETNGDIDLAIENMRKSGAAKAAKKAGNIAAEGTIIIKQGEGFAALVEVNCQTDFVAKDGSFVAFANEVAEAALAEKLDIEALKAKFEETRVALVAKIGENMNIRRVEYIEGAKLSSYRHGERIGVVVAGDADEETLKHVAMHVAASKPEFVNPEDVPADVVEKEKAVQVEIAMNEGKPAEIAEKMVVGRMKKFTGEISLTGQAFIMEPKKSVGDFLKEKGATVSTFIRLEVGEGIEKKEEDFAAEVAAQIEASKA; this is encoded by the coding sequence ATGGCAATTACTGCTGCCCTAGTTAAAGAACTGCGTGATCGTACTGGCGCTGGCATGATGGATTGTAAGAAGGCGCTTACTGAAACTAACGGTGATATCGATCTAGCGATTGAGAACATGCGTAAAAGTGGCGCTGCTAAAGCTGCTAAGAAAGCTGGTAACATCGCTGCTGAAGGTACTATCATCATCAAGCAAGGCGAAGGTTTCGCTGCGCTAGTTGAAGTTAACTGCCAAACTGACTTCGTTGCTAAAGATGGAAGCTTTGTTGCTTTCGCTAACGAAGTAGCTGAAGCTGCTCTTGCTGAAAAGCTAGACATCGAAGCACTTAAAGCTAAGTTCGAAGAAACTCGTGTTGCTCTAGTAGCTAAAATCGGTGAGAACATGAACATCCGCCGTGTTGAGTACATCGAAGGTGCTAAGCTTTCTTCTTACCGTCACGGTGAGCGTATCGGTGTAGTTGTTGCTGGTGACGCTGACGAAGAAACTCTTAAGCACGTTGCTATGCACGTTGCTGCTTCTAAGCCTGAGTTTGTTAACCCAGAAGACGTACCTGCTGACGTAGTAGAAAAAGAGAAAGCCGTTCAAGTTGAAATCGCGATGAATGAAGGCAAGCCTGCTGAAATCGCTGAGAAAATGGTTGTTGGTCGTATGAAGAAGTTTACTGGTGAGATCTCTCTTACTGGTCAAGCGTTCATCATGGAGCCTAAAAAATCTGTTGGCGATTTCCTAAAAGAGAAAGGCGCTACAGTTTCTACTTTTATCCGTCTAGAGGTTGGTGAAGGTATCGAGAAGAAAGAAGAAGATTTCGCAGCTGAAGTAGCTGCTCAAATCGAAGCTTCTAAAGCTTAA
- the pyrH gene encoding UMP kinase, whose product MSTNPKPAFRRILLKLSGEALMGDEGFGIDPKVLDRMAQEIKELVELGLQVGVVIGGGNLFRGEGLAQAGMNRVVGDHMGMLATVMNGLAMRDALHRAYVNARVMSAIPLNGVCDDYNWAEAISLLKSGRVVIFSAGTGNPFFTTDSAACLRGIEIEAEVVLKGTKVDGVYSADPMKDADAVKYDELNYSEVLEKELKVMDLAAFTLARDHDLPILVFNMNKPGALRRVIMGEEEGTLIHSKA is encoded by the coding sequence ATGAGCACCAACCCAAAACCTGCATTTAGACGTATTCTTCTAAAACTCAGTGGTGAAGCCCTAATGGGCGATGAAGGCTTCGGTATTGATCCAAAAGTATTGGATCGCATGGCTCAAGAAATCAAAGAGCTGGTAGAGCTTGGCTTACAAGTTGGTGTTGTTATCGGTGGCGGTAACTTATTCCGTGGTGAAGGTTTAGCACAAGCGGGCATGAACCGTGTTGTGGGTGACCACATGGGCATGTTAGCAACCGTAATGAATGGCCTTGCTATGCGTGATGCTTTGCACCGTGCATATGTGAATGCGCGTGTAATGTCAGCGATTCCGTTAAACGGCGTTTGTGATGACTACAACTGGGCAGAAGCTATCAGCTTGCTAAAGTCAGGTCGTGTAGTTATCTTTTCGGCAGGTACTGGTAACCCATTCTTCACAACCGATTCAGCAGCTTGTCTTCGTGGCATTGAAATTGAGGCCGAAGTAGTTCTAAAGGGTACTAAAGTAGACGGTGTTTATTCAGCCGATCCAATGAAAGATGCTGATGCCGTAAAATACGATGAGCTAAATTACAGCGAAGTATTAGAAAAAGAATTAAAAGTGATGGATCTTGCAGCGTTTACGCTCGCTCGTGACCATGACTTACCAATTTTAGTCTTCAATATGAATAAACCAGGTGCACTTAGACGTGTTATCATGGGTGAAGAAGAAGGCACACTAATCCACAGTAAAGCTTAA
- the frr gene encoding ribosome recycling factor, with product MIEEIKSSAKERMAKSVESTKSQMAKVRSGRAHPSILDAIQVSYYGSMTPLNQVGNVSIEDARTLAVTLYDTSMIQAVEKAIMSSDLGLNPMSAGTIIRIPLPPLTEERRRDLVKVVRAEAENGRVAVRNVRRDANSEFKALEKEKGCTEDDVRRGEDDIQKLTDAHIKQIEEILTAKEAELMEV from the coding sequence GTGATTGAAGAGATTAAATCTAGCGCTAAAGAGCGTATGGCGAAATCAGTAGAGTCTACTAAAAGTCAAATGGCGAAAGTTCGCAGTGGACGTGCTCACCCAAGCATTTTAGATGCTATTCAAGTTTCTTATTATGGTTCTATGACACCGCTAAACCAAGTGGGTAACGTGAGTATCGAAGATGCTCGTACTCTTGCGGTAACCTTGTATGATACCAGCATGATTCAAGCGGTTGAGAAAGCAATTATGTCTTCTGACTTAGGTCTAAACCCTATGTCAGCTGGAACTATCATTCGTATCCCATTACCACCATTAACCGAAGAGCGTCGTCGCGACCTTGTTAAAGTGGTTCGTGCTGAAGCTGAAAATGGTCGTGTTGCGGTTCGTAACGTTCGTCGTGATGCTAACTCTGAATTCAAAGCACTTGAAAAAGAGAAAGGCTGTACTGAAGATGATGTTCGTCGTGGTGAAGACGATATCCAAAAATTAACGGATGCTCACATCAAGCAAATTGAAGAAATTTTAACGGCTAAAGAAGCCGAGTTGATGGAAGTTTAA
- the uppS gene encoding polyprenyl diphosphate synthase, whose translation MSSIKDFESETAVVEKSNRESGALPQQIVELIKQAAPQHVAIIMDGNGRWAQAKGQPRVMGHRAGVKAVRRAVSTAREMGIKSLTLFAFSSENWRRPEQEVGLLMELFFTVLQREIKLLHKNGVRLNIIGDTSRFSERLQKQIKKAEEKTADNNALVLNVAANYGGRWDILQATQALSKKVATGEMTAEEITETDMFNLLSMSDQPEVDLMIRTGGDYRISNFILWQAAYAELEFIETLWPDFDEDVFHRALLSFTRRQRRFGLTGQQIDELQESS comes from the coding sequence ATGTCGTCCATCAAGGATTTCGAATCGGAGACTGCTGTTGTTGAAAAAAGTAACCGGGAGTCGGGAGCCTTACCACAGCAAATTGTTGAGCTGATCAAGCAGGCAGCTCCGCAGCATGTTGCCATCATAATGGATGGAAATGGTCGCTGGGCACAGGCTAAAGGTCAACCTCGAGTAATGGGGCACAGAGCAGGTGTTAAAGCCGTTCGACGAGCTGTTAGCACTGCTAGAGAAATGGGAATAAAGTCCCTAACTTTGTTTGCTTTTTCTAGTGAAAACTGGCGCCGACCAGAGCAAGAAGTTGGTTTATTAATGGAATTATTCTTTACGGTATTGCAGCGAGAAATCAAATTGCTGCACAAAAATGGCGTAAGACTTAATATCATTGGTGACACTTCACGATTTTCCGAACGCTTGCAAAAACAGATCAAAAAAGCCGAAGAAAAAACCGCTGACAATAACGCTCTAGTACTCAATGTTGCTGCCAACTACGGTGGCCGCTGGGATATCTTACAAGCTACACAAGCCCTTTCTAAAAAGGTTGCTACCGGTGAGATGACTGCAGAAGAAATCACTGAAACGGATATGTTTAATTTGTTGAGCATGTCAGATCAGCCTGAAGTGGATTTAATGATCCGTACCGGAGGTGATTATCGCATCAGTAATTTTATCTTATGGCAAGCCGCTTATGCAGAGCTAGAGTTTATTGAAACTCTTTGGCCCGACTTTGATGAAGATGTTTTTCATCGAGCCCTTCTTAGCTTTACCCGCCGTCAACGTCGCTTTGGTTTGACGGGACAACAAATCGACGAGCTTCAAGAGTCATCTTGA
- a CDS encoding phosphatidate cytidylyltransferase has protein sequence MLKQRIITAACLIPIVLGGLFYAPIDVFAWALVAIFAIAAHEWGKIMSPDSKANQLSFTLSFTLILVVLNLLIPTNQIWFGGHLHPLYWIIIAIGAAWWLLSLLLVFTYPKSTKILNNSILQTAYGQLILLPCYAAIVTLKSLGTIGTPHLGAVLVLMVMLVVWAADSGAYFVGKAFGKHKLLPRVSPAKTIEGLLGGLATTMIVVWIVMTISPEQELGLVAVVTLVVALSSALGDLVESMFKRIAGVKDSGNILPGHGGVLDRIDSLTAALPVFTIIYLSFWM, from the coding sequence TTGTTAAAACAACGAATAATAACAGCAGCATGTTTGATCCCTATTGTTTTAGGGGGATTATTTTATGCGCCTATTGATGTATTTGCTTGGGCCTTGGTTGCTATTTTTGCGATAGCAGCACACGAGTGGGGCAAGATTATGTCTCCAGACTCTAAAGCCAATCAATTGAGTTTTACTTTAAGTTTTACTTTGATTCTTGTGGTATTAAATCTGCTAATACCAACTAACCAAATTTGGTTCGGTGGCCATTTACATCCACTCTATTGGATTATTATTGCAATAGGAGCGGCTTGGTGGTTGCTTTCTCTGCTATTGGTATTTACATACCCTAAAAGCACAAAAATTTTAAATAATTCCATACTCCAGACTGCTTATGGTCAATTAATTTTACTGCCTTGTTACGCTGCTATTGTCACCTTGAAATCATTAGGAACGATCGGCACTCCTCATCTTGGTGCTGTTTTGGTGTTAATGGTGATGCTGGTTGTGTGGGCTGCAGATAGTGGGGCGTATTTTGTTGGTAAAGCGTTTGGTAAACATAAATTATTACCAAGAGTCAGTCCGGCTAAAACCATTGAAGGCTTACTCGGTGGTTTGGCTACAACCATGATTGTTGTTTGGATTGTGATGACAATCTCACCAGAACAAGAACTGGGTTTAGTTGCTGTTGTGACGCTTGTTGTAGCCTTAAGTTCAGCATTAGGTGATTTAGTGGAAAGCATGTTTAAGCGTATTGCTGGAGTAAAAGACTCTGGCAATATTCTTCCAGGTCACGGTGGTGTGCTAGATCGCATCGATAGCCTTACAGCGGCGCTTCCCGTCTTTACCATTATTTATTTAAGCTTCTGGATGTAA
- the ispC gene encoding 1-deoxy-D-xylulose-5-phosphate reductoisomerase has protein sequence MQKFVVLGATGSIGTNTLDVIARNPDLYQAYALVAHQNVDKMLELCLLHKPSIAHMVDTDAANALQERLPAELDVQVTTGEDVLLELVRDDSVDTVMAAIVGAAGLLPTYEAVKAGKRVLLANKEALVMSGRLFIEAARHSGATILPVDSEHNAIFQCMPERIQTRIGHCDLASEGISHILLTGSGGPFLSRDINSFDTITPEQACNHPNWSMGRKISVDSATMMNKGLEYIEAKWLFNARNEQLKVVIHPQSVIHSMVQYRDGSVIAQMGQPDMRTPIAHCMSYPQRISSGVEPLDFFKVGQLSFCKPDFERYPCLALAIEACHQGQEASTILNAANEVAVDAFLNNRIKFTDIAKMNQACLSAVVNSKLDSIEDIVALDREARSRANAELRKLI, from the coding sequence ATGCAGAAATTTGTGGTGCTTGGTGCAACAGGATCGATTGGTACCAATACACTCGATGTCATCGCTCGTAATCCAGATTTATATCAGGCCTATGCGCTAGTGGCACATCAAAACGTAGATAAGATGCTAGAGCTATGTTTACTGCATAAGCCAAGCATTGCACATATGGTAGATACTGACGCAGCTAACGCATTACAGGAGCGACTTCCAGCTGAGCTTGATGTTCAAGTGACTACTGGCGAAGATGTTTTACTTGAGTTAGTGAGAGATGACTCAGTAGACACAGTAATGGCCGCAATTGTTGGTGCTGCGGGATTACTGCCTACATACGAAGCAGTAAAAGCAGGTAAGAGGGTATTACTCGCGAATAAAGAAGCCTTGGTTATGTCTGGGCGTTTGTTTATTGAAGCAGCCCGACACTCAGGTGCAACCATTTTGCCTGTGGACAGCGAGCACAATGCTATTTTCCAGTGTATGCCTGAGCGAATTCAAACGCGTATTGGTCATTGTGATTTGGCTTCTGAGGGCATTTCTCACATATTGCTGACTGGCTCAGGTGGACCGTTCTTATCACGTGATATCAATAGTTTTGATACGATCACTCCAGAGCAAGCCTGTAATCATCCGAATTGGTCAATGGGGAGAAAAATTTCCGTTGATTCAGCCACTATGATGAATAAGGGATTGGAATACATTGAAGCTAAGTGGTTGTTTAATGCTCGAAATGAACAGTTAAAAGTTGTGATCCACCCACAAAGTGTCATACATTCTATGGTTCAATATCGTGATGGTTCGGTAATTGCGCAAATGGGACAGCCCGATATGCGTACACCCATTGCTCATTGTATGTCCTATCCACAAAGAATTTCGTCTGGTGTGGAACCTTTGGACTTTTTCAAAGTCGGACAATTAAGCTTTTGTAAGCCTGATTTTGAAAGATACCCTTGCTTAGCACTAGCAATCGAAGCTTGTCATCAAGGACAAGAAGCCTCTACCATTTTGAATGCAGCCAATGAGGTTGCTGTAGATGCATTTTTAAACAATAGAATTAAATTCACAGACATCGCTAAGATGAATCAAGCATGTTTGTCAGCTGTAGTTAACTCAAAGCTTGATAGCATAGAAGATATTGTGGCTTTGGATAGGGAAGCTCGAAGCCGAGCCAACGCTGAATTACGAAAACTGATATAG
- the rseP gene encoding sigma E protease regulator RseP gives MTDFLWNLGSFILAIGILVTIHEYGHFWVARRCGVKVERFSIGFGKLLWSKFGKDGTEYVIAMIPLGGYVKMLDERVEEVPEHLLDEAFNRKPVWQRIAVVAAGPLANFLFAVFALWLMFLIGVPSIKPIFDSTAPNTPASVIQPKELTQILAIDGHKVRDWDEVNLELVGAIGNKSLPITVAPLSSQSQASSAEQEVMTQGRTYQLNTENWTFDPDKESPITSLGLHIYRPKFEPIIDQVTPKSAAEEAGMIAGDKIISINGQPYTNWLTVVKSIQASANKSLPVVVERKGEKLTLIVTPHLAKGPEGKDVGVMGVAPQLPKWPENMRIQLEYGIVGSLQNALDRTWQLSLLSIKTFGKIFTGDVSVKSLSGPISIAQGAGRSAEYGFVNFIKFLALISVSLGIINLLPIPVLDGGHLMYYLIEAVTGKPVPEKVQDIGFRIGAALLLMLMSVALFNDFSRLS, from the coding sequence ATGACGGACTTTTTGTGGAACTTAGGCTCCTTTATTCTAGCTATTGGCATTTTGGTTACCATCCATGAATATGGTCACTTTTGGGTAGCACGGCGCTGTGGCGTAAAGGTTGAACGTTTTTCGATTGGTTTTGGAAAGCTGCTATGGAGCAAATTTGGCAAAGATGGCACCGAATATGTAATCGCCATGATCCCACTGGGTGGCTATGTCAAAATGCTCGATGAACGGGTAGAAGAAGTACCTGAACATTTATTAGATGAAGCATTCAATCGAAAACCAGTTTGGCAACGTATTGCTGTTGTAGCTGCAGGGCCATTGGCTAACTTCTTGTTCGCAGTCTTTGCTTTGTGGCTCATGTTTCTCATTGGTGTGCCTTCAATCAAACCGATCTTCGACTCTACAGCCCCAAATACTCCTGCATCGGTGATTCAACCTAAAGAGCTTACTCAAATTTTAGCTATTGATGGTCATAAAGTTCGTGATTGGGATGAAGTGAATCTTGAGTTGGTTGGCGCGATAGGGAATAAGTCATTACCTATAACGGTTGCGCCACTTTCATCGCAATCACAAGCGAGTAGTGCTGAACAAGAAGTCATGACTCAAGGTCGAACTTATCAATTAAATACTGAAAACTGGACGTTCGATCCAGATAAAGAATCACCTATTACTTCATTAGGATTACATATTTATCGTCCTAAATTTGAACCAATCATCGATCAAGTTACTCCAAAGAGTGCCGCAGAAGAAGCGGGAATGATTGCGGGTGATAAAATAATCTCCATAAATGGTCAGCCATATACAAATTGGCTTACGGTGGTAAAGAGCATTCAAGCTTCAGCCAATAAATCATTACCCGTTGTTGTGGAGAGGAAAGGCGAAAAATTAACATTAATAGTTACTCCTCACCTTGCAAAGGGACCTGAGGGTAAAGATGTGGGTGTGATGGGGGTAGCTCCGCAACTGCCTAAGTGGCCGGAAAACATGCGTATTCAGTTAGAGTATGGCATAGTAGGTTCGCTGCAAAATGCATTAGACCGCACTTGGCAATTGAGTCTTCTCAGTATAAAGACTTTTGGAAAAATTTTTACTGGCGACGTTTCAGTGAAAAGTTTAAGTGGACCCATTTCCATAGCTCAAGGTGCAGGACGAAGTGCTGAATATGGATTTGTTAATTTTATAAAATTCCTCGCATTGATCAGTGTAAGTCTTGGCATTATTAATTTACTGCCAATTCCTGTACTCGATGGCGGGCATTTAATGTATTACTTGATTGAAGCAGTAACTGGGAAGCCTGTACCTGAGAAAGTGCAGGATATTGGATTCAGGATCGGGGCGGCGCTATTGCTAATGTTGATGAGTGTGGCACTCTTTAACGACTTTTCCCGACTTTCATAG
- the bamA gene encoding outer membrane protein assembly factor BamA, with product MRLNKLFASMLLVGATYSGTADAAFEPFKVTDIQVNGLQRVALGAALLNLPVKVGDTVDELKLQQAIKALYASTNFENIKVSHDGGVLIVDVTERPTISEITFDGNKDIKDEQLQESLDSSGVKVGESLDRTMLSGIEKGLQDFYYSVGKYGAKVHAEIVNLPRNRVELRLKFTEGDAAEIQQINFVGNTIATDAELRDKLELKDYVAWWNLFGKRRYQKQKLQADLETIKAFYQNQGYIRFKETSTQVAMTPDRKGLYITVNIDEGSKYKVKKVNLTGDLMGREELLKALLPIKPGDTYDASEVTFTEDLYSKYLGRFGYAYPEVKTFPEIDDKTKEVTLNISVNPGKRVYVRSINFTGNTVTKDEVMRRELRQMEGAWLNSAAVDQSKLLLDRLGFFEKVDVDTQQVPGSDDLVDVDFKVKEQPSGSFNAGVGYGSATGMSLQFGVQQNNFLGTGNQAGININTNKFQKNISLSYSDPYWTKDGVSLGGSIFWNKTDFGRQNLEAYKNQAYGVALNSGFPINEVNRINYGVGYRHNTLSELQPNQQTQRFFDIYRNGNNDKLSFDNFELSLGWFRNTLNRGTFPTSGSQQRLNGEMTVPGSDVQYFKLDFDTSFYFPLTRSHNFVLLARAKAGYGNGYGKTGKNDNILPFWENYYSGGNTTLRGFKSNTVGPRSFVVTRGTEPCPSPIGGGCGIPTDENQIQVTSGRSIGGNAMATASLEMIFPIPFLDEAYSNSVRSSVFVDAGSVWDTEFDYDAYRKLPIDEFKKIADYSDPSRYRASYGLSVQWLSPMGPMIFSLARPIKSYKDDDTEVFSFNIGRTF from the coding sequence ATGAGATTAAATAAACTTTTTGCCTCGATGTTATTAGTGGGCGCAACGTATTCTGGAACAGCCGATGCGGCTTTTGAGCCTTTTAAAGTCACCGACATACAAGTCAATGGTCTACAGCGTGTAGCTTTAGGTGCGGCATTACTGAACTTACCTGTAAAGGTAGGAGACACCGTCGATGAGCTAAAACTGCAACAAGCAATTAAAGCGCTATATGCTTCAACCAACTTTGAAAATATTAAAGTCAGCCATGATGGCGGAGTGTTGATCGTTGACGTTACCGAAAGACCGACCATTAGCGAAATCACTTTTGACGGTAACAAAGACATCAAAGATGAACAGCTACAAGAGAGCCTTGATAGCTCAGGGGTAAAGGTTGGTGAGTCTTTAGACCGCACCATGCTTTCTGGCATCGAAAAGGGTCTTCAAGATTTTTACTACAGTGTTGGTAAATACGGCGCCAAAGTTCATGCAGAGATTGTGAATCTCCCTCGTAATCGCGTTGAATTACGCTTGAAGTTTACAGAGGGTGATGCGGCTGAAATTCAACAAATCAACTTCGTAGGTAATACCATTGCAACTGACGCAGAGCTAAGAGATAAGTTAGAACTTAAAGACTATGTTGCATGGTGGAATTTATTTGGTAAGCGCCGTTATCAAAAGCAAAAATTACAAGCTGACTTAGAAACCATTAAAGCCTTTTATCAAAACCAAGGTTATATCCGTTTTAAAGAAACCTCGACTCAGGTTGCGATGACACCTGACCGTAAAGGCTTGTACATCACAGTCAATATCGATGAAGGTTCAAAATATAAAGTTAAGAAAGTTAACTTAACGGGTGATTTAATGGGGCGAGAAGAGCTATTAAAAGCTCTGTTACCTATTAAACCAGGTGATACTTACGATGCGAGTGAAGTCACTTTTACAGAAGATCTTTACAGTAAATATCTTGGTCGTTTTGGTTATGCTTATCCGGAAGTGAAGACCTTCCCTGAAATCGATGACAAAACCAAAGAAGTGACTCTTAATATAAGTGTTAACCCTGGTAAACGTGTTTATGTTCGCTCGATTAACTTCACAGGTAATACGGTAACTAAAGATGAAGTAATGCGTCGTGAGCTGCGTCAGATGGAAGGCGCATGGCTAAACTCTGCTGCGGTAGACCAATCTAAATTATTACTGGATCGTCTTGGCTTTTTTGAAAAAGTGGATGTAGATACTCAACAAGTTCCGGGCTCTGATGATCTGGTCGATGTTGATTTCAAGGTGAAAGAACAGCCTTCAGGTTCGTTTAATGCTGGTGTTGGCTATGGCTCTGCTACAGGTATGAGTTTACAGTTTGGTGTTCAACAGAATAACTTTTTGGGTACAGGTAACCAAGCTGGGATAAATATCAACACCAATAAATTCCAAAAGAACATTAGCTTGTCATACTCTGATCCTTATTGGACAAAAGATGGTGTTAGTTTAGGCGGAAGTATTTTCTGGAATAAGACAGACTTTGGTCGTCAAAACCTAGAAGCCTATAAAAACCAAGCTTACGGTGTTGCGCTAAACTCAGGTTTCCCGATTAATGAAGTAAACCGCATTAATTATGGTGTAGGTTATCGACATAACACTCTTTCAGAATTACAGCCTAACCAGCAAACTCAACGTTTCTTTGATATTTATCGTAATGGTAATAATGATAAATTAAGCTTTGATAACTTTGAGCTAAGTTTAGGTTGGTTCAGGAACACGCTAAACCGTGGTACTTTCCCAACCAGCGGCTCACAACAACGCCTTAATGGTGAAATGACCGTACCTGGCTCAGATGTTCAATATTTCAAATTGGATTTTGATACAAGCTTCTATTTCCCATTAACTCGTAGCCATAACTTTGTTTTACTTGCACGCGCTAAAGCGGGTTATGGTAATGGTTATGGTAAGACAGGAAAGAATGACAACATTCTGCCATTCTGGGAAAACTACTACTCAGGTGGTAATACAACTTTACGCGGATTTAAATCTAACACTGTTGGCCCCCGTTCGTTTGTAGTAACACGTGGTACAGAGCCATGCCCAAGTCCAATTGGTGGTGGTTGTGGTATTCCTACTGATGAAAATCAAATCCAAGTAACTAGTGGTCGTTCTATTGGTGGTAATGCGATGGCTACGGCAAGTTTGGAAATGATTTTCCCTATCCCATTTTTAGACGAAGCTTATAGTAACTCAGTACGTTCTTCAGTATTTGTGGATGCTGGTAGCGTTTGGGATACAGAGTTTGATTACGATGCTTATCGTAAACTGCCTATAGATGAGTTTAAGAAGATTGCTGATTATAGTGATCCTAGTCGATACAGAGCCTCTTATGGTTTAAGTGTTCAGTGGTTATCGCCAATGGGGCCTATGATTTTCAGTTTAGCAAGACCGATAAAATCGTATAAAGATGATGATACTGAGGTATTCTCATTTAACATTGGTCGAACCTTCTAA